The following proteins are co-located in the Calliphora vicina chromosome 2, idCalVici1.1, whole genome shotgun sequence genome:
- the LOC135951663 gene encoding sodium- and chloride-dependent neutral and basic amino acid transporter B(0+)-like isoform X1, with translation MVYESSYESGRSPFLPDTKRGYWANPNDFVYAGLGLAFRLDVFSMSWFFMMESSVIAFVPIYLLSLVIYIIPFIVIQSFLGQFSSSGYISAFRLTPLFKGIGYVTLALNICVLSYYSIFAMVPLVYMFSSMQPTLPWGCEGFKKWATNLTEDEEINLCNLYVQNETVSDNSTNSRFINHHIPSVLYFKTLFNDINLFSFEDVDFSMSWQLILCAILVWALVTFIIYKFFNTEMLGQIIRYTVWTLVGLLVLFLIRFSFLPGSGRVYRRVIIPTWRDIVNGICSIPIYGLSAFGPGWGLFITLSSFNKFKTNIMKQSWLIGLGQLGIIIGLDLLANFTEQYFGEATDFNYYTEVEHVWVLYLSSGSAMSHMAWANLWSMLFYFMLFLAAMLLIIIQLYSILTTIFDEFVALRERKVEVCMGLIAATAAISLYFTSNHGVTYFTALSTDTYITQTAINLLLLLIVLWIYGRVRFQRDIEFMINERFSTWKINILRFVAPLGMLLALALGIQIAFWEHYFSTLIIDLYSILMIVVPWLIIPGYAIYCMIKTMGTIKTRFSRCCRPTDWYPVEADHRQEYEKSMGNTDITHTLNDEKDEEVI, from the exons ATGGTGTATGAATCATCGTATGAAAGTGGCCGCAGTCCCTTTTTGCCCGATACCAAACGTGGTTATTGGGCCAATCCCAATGATTTTGTCTATGCTGGTCTGGGTCTGGCATTCCGTTTGGATGTGTTTTCAATGTCATGGTTCTTTATGATGGAATCGAGTG TTATTGCCTTTGTGCCcatatatttattaagtttaGTTATCTATATAATACCATTTATTGTGATACAATCATTTTTGGGTCAATTTTCCAGTAGTGGCTACATCTCAGCATTTCGTTTAACGCCTCTCTTTAAAG GCATTGGTTATGTTACACTGGCCCTAAATATTTGTGTACTTTCTTATTATAGTATTTTTGCCATGGTACCTCTAGTCTATATGTTTTCCTCTATGCAGCCAACATTGCCCTGGGGCTGTGAAGGTTTCAAGAAATGGGCCACAAATTTAACGGAGGATGAGGAGATAAAT cttTGTAATTTATATGTACAAAACGAAACAGTGTCTGATAATTCGACTAATTCCAGGTTTATTAACCATCATATACCctcagtgttgtatttcaa aACTCTTTTCAATGACATAAATCTATTTAGTTTCGAAGATGTTGATTTCTCCATGTCATGGCAATTGATTTTATGTGCCATTTTAGTATGGGCCTTAGtgacttttattatttataaattcttcAATACTGAAATG CTCGGTCAAATTATCCGTTACACCGTTTGGACATTAGTCGGTCTTTTGGTATTGTTTTTAATACGCTTCAGCTTTTTACCCGGTTCTGGTCGTGTATATCGTCGTGTTATCATACCCACTTGGAGAGATATCGTAAATGGTATTTGCTCCATACCAATTTATGGTCTATCCGCCTTTGGTCCCGGTTGGGGCCTCTTCATAACACTGTCcagttttaataaattcaaaacgaATATTATGAAACAGAGTTGGTTAATTGGTCTCGGGCAGTTGGGCATAATTATTGGTTTGGATTTGTTGGCCAATTTTACGGAACAATATTTTGGAG AAGCCACAGATTTCAACTACTATACTGAGGTGGAGCATGTTTGGGTTTTATATTTATCATCCGGCAGTGCTATGTCCCATATGGCATGGGCCAACTTGTGGTCAatgctattttattttatgctgTTTTTGGCGGCCATGCTTTTAATT ATCATCCAATTATATTCCATATTGACCACCATTTTCGATGAGTTTGTGGCCTTGAGAGAACGCAAAGTTGAAGTTTGTATGGGTCTTATAGCCGCTACAGCAGCCATTTCTTTATACTTCACCTCAAAT CATGGCGTGACATATTTCACCGCCCTTTCGACCGATACCTATATCACACAAACCGCCATTAATTTACTGTTACTCTTGATTGTTCTGTGGATTTATGGGCGGGTACGTTTCCAACGTGACATAGAATTTATGATAAATGAGCGTTTCTCCACATGGAAAATTAATATTCTGCGATTTGTGGCACCTTTGGGAATGTTGCTGGCTCTG GCTTTGGGCATACAAATTGCCTTTTGGGAGCATTATTTCTCCACTTTAATCATCGATTTGTATTCCATACTAATGATTGTAGTACCTTGGTTAATAATACCCGGTTATGCCATCTATTGTATGATCAAAACAATGGGTACGATTAAAACTCGTTTCTCAAGATGTTGTCGCCCGACCGACTGGTATCCCGTTGAAGCCGATCATCGTCAAGAGTATgaaaaatctatgggaaatacCGACATTACTCACACATTAAATGATGAGAAGGATGAAGAAGTGATTTGA
- the LOC135951663 gene encoding sodium- and chloride-dependent neutral and basic amino acid transporter B(0+)-like isoform X2, with protein MVYESSYESGRSPFLPDTKRGYWANPNDFVYAGLGLAFRLDVFSMSWFFMMESSVIAFVPIYLLSLVIYIIPFIVIQSFLGQFSSSGYISAFRLTPLFKGIGYVTLALNICVLSYYSIFAMVPLVYMFSSMQPTLPWGCEGFKKWATNLTEDEEINLCNLYVQNETVSDNSTNSRFINHHIPSVLYFKTLFNDINLFSFEDVDFSMSWQLILCAILVWALVTFIIYKFFNTEMLGQIIRYTVWTLVGLLVLFLIRFSFLPGSGRVYRRVIIPTWRDIVNGICSIPIYGLSAFGPGWGLFITLSSFNKFKTNIMKQSWLIGLGQLGIIIGLDLLANFTEQYFGEATDFNYYTEVEHVWVLYLSSGSAMSHMAWANLWSMLFYFMLFLAAMLLIIIQLYSILTTIFDEFVALRERKVEVCMGLIAATAAISLYFTSNHGVTYFTALSTDTYITQTAINLLLLLIVLWIYGRVRFQRDIEFMINERFSTWKINILRFVAPLGMLLALLIGIVMAYYEHMISSGIIAAFAIVFILIPWLIIPGYAAYSMRQSIGTFKTRFQRCCRPNDWYPVEQEDRQRYEEAMGNMDITHQLSEITDNVL; from the exons ATGGTGTATGAATCATCGTATGAAAGTGGCCGCAGTCCCTTTTTGCCCGATACCAAACGTGGTTATTGGGCCAATCCCAATGATTTTGTCTATGCTGGTCTGGGTCTGGCATTCCGTTTGGATGTGTTTTCAATGTCATGGTTCTTTATGATGGAATCGAGTG TTATTGCCTTTGTGCCcatatatttattaagtttaGTTATCTATATAATACCATTTATTGTGATACAATCATTTTTGGGTCAATTTTCCAGTAGTGGCTACATCTCAGCATTTCGTTTAACGCCTCTCTTTAAAG GCATTGGTTATGTTACACTGGCCCTAAATATTTGTGTACTTTCTTATTATAGTATTTTTGCCATGGTACCTCTAGTCTATATGTTTTCCTCTATGCAGCCAACATTGCCCTGGGGCTGTGAAGGTTTCAAGAAATGGGCCACAAATTTAACGGAGGATGAGGAGATAAAT cttTGTAATTTATATGTACAAAACGAAACAGTGTCTGATAATTCGACTAATTCCAGGTTTATTAACCATCATATACCctcagtgttgtatttcaa aACTCTTTTCAATGACATAAATCTATTTAGTTTCGAAGATGTTGATTTCTCCATGTCATGGCAATTGATTTTATGTGCCATTTTAGTATGGGCCTTAGtgacttttattatttataaattcttcAATACTGAAATG CTCGGTCAAATTATCCGTTACACCGTTTGGACATTAGTCGGTCTTTTGGTATTGTTTTTAATACGCTTCAGCTTTTTACCCGGTTCTGGTCGTGTATATCGTCGTGTTATCATACCCACTTGGAGAGATATCGTAAATGGTATTTGCTCCATACCAATTTATGGTCTATCCGCCTTTGGTCCCGGTTGGGGCCTCTTCATAACACTGTCcagttttaataaattcaaaacgaATATTATGAAACAGAGTTGGTTAATTGGTCTCGGGCAGTTGGGCATAATTATTGGTTTGGATTTGTTGGCCAATTTTACGGAACAATATTTTGGAG AAGCCACAGATTTCAACTACTATACTGAGGTGGAGCATGTTTGGGTTTTATATTTATCATCCGGCAGTGCTATGTCCCATATGGCATGGGCCAACTTGTGGTCAatgctattttattttatgctgTTTTTGGCGGCCATGCTTTTAATT ATCATCCAATTATATTCCATATTGACCACCATTTTCGATGAGTTTGTGGCCTTGAGAGAACGCAAAGTTGAAGTTTGTATGGGTCTTATAGCCGCTACAGCAGCCATTTCTTTATACTTCACCTCAAAT CATGGCGTGACATATTTCACCGCCCTTTCGACCGATACCTATATCACACAAACCGCCATTAATTTACTGTTACTCTTGATTGTTCTGTGGATTTATGGGCGGGTACGTTTCCAACGTGACATAGAATTTATGATAAATGAGCGTTTCTCCACATGGAAAATTAATATTCTGCGATTTGTGGCACCTTTGGGAATGTTGCTGGCTCTG TTAATTGGCATTGTAATGGCCTACTACGAACACATGATATCCAGTGGAATAATTGCTGCATTCGCCATAGTTTTTATCCTTATTCCATGGCTTATAATACCGGGATATGCCGCCTATTCCATGCGCCAAAGTATAGGTACATTTAAGACACGTTTTCAACGCTGCTGCAGACCAAACGATTGGTATCCCGTTGAACAGGAGGACCGTCAGCGATATGAAGAAGCGATGGGTAACATGGATATAACCCATCAACTGAGTGAGATAACCGACAATGTGCTATAA